From Cellulomonas oligotrophica, a single genomic window includes:
- a CDS encoding LacI family DNA-binding transcriptional regulator, with protein sequence MESTAGGRRRPTIRDVAAEAGVSRGTVSRVMNGGHWVSPEARKAVEQAIRSTGYRANLHARSLATGRSNSVAFLLTEPQHLLFADPNFAILLRGAAEATAARGMTLILLVAGTETERVNAAAYVSDGHVDGVLLISSHADEPLLGDLVERGIPTVACGIPLGWSGRVASVSVDEVGGARTMVGHLRAQGRRHVAMIAGPLDTPGGRFRLAGYREELGDDYDERYVAHGDYSASSGEAAMEELLARVPDVDAVFAASDLMAAGALTALRRHGRRVPDDVAVGGFDDSGLAATLDPPLTTMHQPFDLISAEMVRLLLDVVAGAPRTSVTMPARLVARASA encoded by the coding sequence GTGGAGAGCACCGCAGGGGGCCGTCGCCGACCGACCATCCGCGACGTCGCGGCCGAGGCCGGCGTCTCGCGGGGCACGGTCTCCCGCGTCATGAACGGCGGGCACTGGGTGTCCCCCGAGGCCCGCAAGGCCGTCGAGCAGGCGATCCGCTCGACAGGCTACCGCGCGAACCTGCACGCCCGCAGCCTGGCCACCGGCCGCTCCAACTCGGTGGCGTTCCTGCTGACCGAGCCGCAGCACCTGCTCTTCGCCGACCCCAACTTCGCGATCCTGCTGCGCGGCGCCGCCGAGGCGACCGCGGCCCGCGGCATGACGCTCATCCTGCTCGTCGCGGGCACCGAGACCGAGCGCGTCAACGCCGCCGCGTACGTCTCCGACGGGCACGTCGACGGGGTCCTGCTCATCTCGTCGCACGCCGACGAGCCCCTGCTCGGCGACCTCGTCGAGCGCGGCATCCCCACCGTGGCGTGCGGGATCCCCCTGGGCTGGTCGGGGCGCGTGGCGTCCGTGTCCGTCGACGAGGTCGGCGGGGCGCGCACCATGGTCGGGCACCTGCGCGCGCAGGGCCGCCGGCACGTGGCGATGATCGCCGGGCCGCTGGACACCCCCGGCGGCCGGTTCCGGCTCGCGGGGTACCGCGAGGAGCTCGGCGACGACTACGACGAGCGCTACGTCGCGCACGGCGACTACAGCGCGTCGTCGGGCGAGGCCGCGATGGAGGAGCTGCTCGCACGCGTGCCCGACGTGGACGCGGTGTTCGCCGCGTCCGACCTCATGGCCGCCGGCGCCCTGACCGCGCTGCGCCGGCACGGGCGCCGGGTCCCCGACGACGTCGCCGTGGGCGGGTTCGACGACTCGGGCCTCGCCGCGACCCTCGACCCGCCGCTGACGACGATGCACCAGCCCTTCGACCTCATCAGCGCCGAGATGGTGCGGCTGCTGCTCGACGTCGTCGCCGGCGCGCCCCGCACGTCCGTGACGATGCCCGCGCGCCTGGTCGCCCGCGCCAGCGCCTGA